Below is a window of Enterobacter kobei DNA.
AGCCGCAATTTGTGGATCTCCGTACCCTGCCTGTTGCTGGCGTTTTGCGTGTGGATGTTGTTTAGTGCGGTCGCGGTTAACCTGAATAAAGTGGGTTTTAACTTTACGACCGATCAGCTGTTTATGTTAACCGCGTTGCCGTCCGTTTCCGGGGCGTTGCTGCGCGTGCCTTACGCCTTTATGGTGCCGATCTTCGGTGGCCGCCGCTGGACGGCGTTCAGTACCGGGATCATGATCGTACCTTGCGTATGGTTAGGATTTGCGGTGCAGGATCCGACCACGCCGTTCGGTACCTTTATCATCATTGCGCTGCTGTGCGGGTTCGCCGGGGCGAACTTTGCGTCCAGCATGGCGAACATCAGCTTCTTCTATCCAAAAGCGAAGCAGGGTGGTGCGCTGGGCATTAACGGCGGTATGGGCAACCTCGGCGTGAGCGTGATGCAGCTGGTGGCTCCGCTGGCGATCTCCATGTCTATTTTCGCGGTGTTCGGCGGCACGGGTGTTGAGCAGGCTGACGGATCACGTATCTATCTGGAAAACGCCGCGTGGATTTGGGTGCCGTTCCTGGTGGTCTTCACCCTCGCGGCCTGGTTCGGCATGAACGAACTGGCGACCTCAAAAGCCTCGCTGCGCGCCCAGTTGCCGGTGTTAAAGCGTGCGCATCTGTGGATCCTCGGCTTCCTGTATCTGGCAACCTTTGGTTCCTTTATCGGCTTCTCCGCCGGTTTTGCGATGCTGGCGAAAACCCAGTTCCCGGATGTTAACGTACTGCATTACGCTTTCTTCGGTCCGCTGATCGGCGCGATTGCCCGTTCCTGTGGCGGGGCGCTCTCCGACCGTCTGGGCGGGACGCGCGTCACGCTGGTGAACTTTGTTGTCATGGCTATCTTCAGCGCATTGCTGTTCCTGACGTTGCCGACCGCAACCAGCGCGGGTCATTTTGAAGCCTTCTTCGGCGTGTTTATGGTGCTGTTCCTGACCGCCGGGCTGGGGAGT
It encodes the following:
- a CDS encoding NarK family nitrate/nitrite MFS transporter, giving the protein MSHSSVPERATGSVITEWRPEDPAFWQQKGHRVASRNLWISVPCLLLAFCVWMLFSAVAVNLNKVGFNFTTDQLFMLTALPSVSGALLRVPYAFMVPIFGGRRWTAFSTGIMIVPCVWLGFAVQDPTTPFGTFIIIALLCGFAGANFASSMANISFFYPKAKQGGALGINGGMGNLGVSVMQLVAPLAISMSIFAVFGGTGVEQADGSRIYLENAAWIWVPFLVVFTLAAWFGMNELATSKASLRAQLPVLKRAHLWILGFLYLATFGSFIGFSAGFAMLAKTQFPDVNVLHYAFFGPLIGAIARSCGGALSDRLGGTRVTLVNFVVMAIFSALLFLTLPTATSAGHFEAFFGVFMVLFLTAGLGSGSSFQMISVIFRKMTVDRVKAQGGDDAQALREAATDTAAALGFISAIGAIGGFFIPKAFGTSLALTGSPADAMKVFLVFYVACVIITWVVYGRNSNKK